From a single Anaerolineaceae bacterium oral taxon 439 genomic region:
- a CDS encoding protein lplB yields the protein MKDNLPRRLNERGFFRRIYDERILYLMILPTLIFFILFRLWPIWNMRLAFYSYSSRSAWKFVGMKYINLIFSTPGFMSILQNTLIISFMKYVLLFPFTVLFAILLNELRSSGFRKYVQIVTYLPHFLSWVVIAGIWILALSLDGSVNQILGIFNLPRVDFMTDRGSIRWILMFSEAWRSIGWDSIFYFTAILSIPAHLFEAAEIDGATRLQVIGRIILPALVAPMLTVFIMNLGFFLNAGFDQVLNFSNNAILSTIDILDTYIYRIGIENGQYSLASAVGLLKGITGTVLVLVTHFLSKRFTGEGVW from the coding sequence ATGAAAGATAACCTGCCTCGAAGATTGAACGAACGCGGCTTCTTTCGTCGAATCTACGACGAGCGGATCCTGTACCTGATGATCCTCCCGACGCTGATCTTTTTTATATTGTTCCGGCTTTGGCCGATTTGGAATATGCGCCTGGCGTTTTACAGCTACAGTTCCCGCAGCGCGTGGAAATTTGTCGGCATGAAATATATCAACCTGATTTTCAGCACGCCCGGCTTCATGAGCATCCTCCAGAATACGCTGATCATCAGCTTCATGAAGTACGTTCTGCTTTTCCCGTTTACTGTCCTGTTTGCAATTTTATTAAACGAACTCCGCTCGTCCGGCTTCCGAAAATACGTCCAGATCGTTACCTACCTGCCGCACTTTTTATCCTGGGTTGTGATCGCCGGAATCTGGATCCTCGCGCTTTCGCTCGACGGCAGCGTCAACCAGATTCTCGGGATTTTCAACCTGCCGCGCGTCGACTTCATGACCGACCGGGGATCGATCCGCTGGATTCTGATGTTCTCCGAAGCGTGGCGCAGCATCGGCTGGGACTCAATTTTCTACTTTACTGCGATTCTAAGCATTCCGGCTCACCTGTTCGAAGCGGCTGAAATCGACGGCGCGACCCGGCTTCAGGTCATCGGCAGGATAATCCTGCCGGCGCTCGTCGCACCGATGCTGACCGTGTTTATCATGAATCTCGGCTTTTTCCTGAACGCCGGCTTCGATCAGGTCCTGAATTTTTCGAATAACGCGATCCTGAGCACGATCGATATTTTAGATACGTATATTTATCGGATCGGAATCGAAAACGGCCAGTATTCGCTGGCAAGCGCTGTCGGCCTCCTCAAAGGCATAACCGGGACCGTCCTCGTCCTGGTTACCCATTTCCTTTCCAAGCGCTTTACCGGAGAAGGAGTCTGGTAA
- a CDS encoding abortive phage infection protein gives MTIPVKLQSVLMQYGGMVTSAQANAAGVSNERLRLLVKSGNLNRAAYGVYVLPDEFADKMYAAQLRRPKMIYSHETALFLHDLTDRDPIHYTVTVPTGYNARNLRRDGFTVFTIKRELHDLGATGLITLFGHTVKAYGLERTICDILRSQNRMDIAVMTDAIKRYAGRKDKDLNTLMQMAETFNVDRRLRSYLEVLL, from the coding sequence ATGACAATACCCGTTAAACTCCAATCTGTTCTGATGCAGTATGGCGGTATGGTCACCTCCGCGCAAGCGAACGCTGCCGGCGTCTCCAACGAACGTCTGCGTCTGCTGGTGAAGTCCGGCAATCTTAACCGGGCAGCCTATGGCGTTTACGTTCTCCCTGACGAATTCGCAGACAAGATGTACGCCGCGCAGTTAAGGCGGCCGAAAATGATCTACTCACATGAAACAGCGCTGTTTCTACATGACCTGACCGACCGTGATCCAATCCACTACACAGTGACCGTTCCTACCGGATACAACGCCAGAAATCTGCGTCGCGATGGTTTCACGGTGTTCACGATCAAACGGGAATTGCACGATCTGGGAGCCACAGGACTTATCACACTTTTCGGACATACGGTCAAAGCTTATGGCTTGGAGCGCACGATCTGCGATATCCTGCGAAGTCAGAACCGGATGGATATTGCGGTCATGACCGACGCTATAAAACGTTATGCCGGACGCAAGGATAAGGATCTGAATACGCTCATGCAGATGGCGGAGACGTTCAACGTCGACAGGCGCTTAAGAAGCTATTTGGAGGTGCTTTTATGA
- a CDS encoding acyl-CoA synthetase, which yields MTKLYDIAKVLRSKNSGPFQITLDVLFENAEDYRRVVRSGALTRERIASLYRIRVEDIAELVFFEPMLGIKITYDRTGPSSGAVGERDVYGAQQHAPLLNIEIP from the coding sequence ATGACAAAGCTGTACGATATCGCGAAAGTTCTCCGAAGCAAGAACAGCGGCCCGTTTCAGATCACGCTGGACGTCCTTTTCGAGAACGCCGAAGATTATCGCCGCGTCGTCCGGAGCGGCGCTCTGACGCGAGAACGGATCGCGTCGCTTTACCGGATCCGGGTCGAAGATATCGCCGAACTCGTTTTCTTCGAGCCCATGCTGGGAATCAAGATTACCTACGACCGGACGGGGCCGTCGTCCGGAGCGGTCGGCGAGCGCGACGTCTACGGCGCGCAGCAGCACGCCCCGCTTCTGAATATCGAAATTCCATGA
- a CDS encoding ABC transporter substrate-binding protein: MKKSMWLFVVLAVLCVVGSAAAQGIGSPESPVKVTYLCKDVVPTEESVIQLIDQVEAAMAKMGNYVDIEVLEAPAGKYADVVPIAFRTEQINPDIIYFQGGDLPISQEGLLEDLTDFIAGSENVQALMGDHNRAAIKSYPYLLWLAPGRVQIPVIRKDHYEQLDSAKKVAEDPTTENYYAMFKEMKEKGLCDYAITTDGGIIRLDNIFNHAFGVTATIVKDGENWVYAAATEAEKNKLEFYAKLYAEGLLDNEYVTKQWDTMEQAFYEGKSCMVAGTAGDVVNVYNNKMIQTNGDATELIALPPAKGISQAYKSLDVSKEPRGFAINAYSEVKDAAWAVLDFMASPEGRIFDKLGLKDVHYTMDGDRYVLTDKFPEWWARFWPTMNGLDLSKVDGEVLTAPALDSLAKADQYFAADVNVILPEDLLPLKDAMDMLYTEYSTDIIRGVRPIEDFDEFVAKWNEAGGTQITEYLNSVLN; this comes from the coding sequence ATGAAGAAAAGTATGTGGTTGTTCGTTGTATTGGCGGTCCTTTGCGTAGTTGGTTCTGCCGCGGCGCAGGGAATCGGAAGTCCGGAAAGCCCGGTTAAGGTGACGTATTTATGCAAAGACGTCGTCCCGACCGAAGAGTCCGTGATTCAGCTGATCGATCAGGTTGAAGCCGCGATGGCGAAGATGGGGAATTATGTTGATATTGAAGTCCTCGAAGCTCCAGCTGGGAAATATGCGGACGTTGTACCGATCGCGTTCCGCACGGAGCAAATCAACCCCGATATTATCTATTTTCAGGGCGGCGATCTCCCGATTTCGCAGGAAGGCCTCCTCGAAGATCTAACCGATTTTATCGCCGGCTCAGAAAATGTTCAGGCGCTGATGGGCGACCATAACCGCGCGGCAATTAAATCGTATCCGTACCTGCTCTGGCTCGCCCCCGGCCGGGTCCAGATCCCGGTTATCCGCAAGGACCACTATGAGCAGCTGGACAGCGCGAAGAAAGTCGCCGAAGATCCAACGACGGAAAATTATTACGCGATGTTCAAGGAAATGAAAGAGAAGGGCCTTTGCGACTACGCGATTACGACCGACGGCGGGATTATCAGGCTGGATAATATATTCAACCATGCGTTCGGCGTCACGGCGACGATCGTCAAAGACGGTGAAAACTGGGTCTACGCCGCCGCGACCGAAGCCGAGAAGAATAAGCTTGAATTTTACGCGAAGCTGTACGCCGAAGGGCTTCTTGATAACGAATACGTCACGAAACAGTGGGACACGATGGAGCAGGCGTTTTACGAAGGGAAATCCTGTATGGTCGCCGGGACAGCGGGCGACGTCGTCAACGTCTACAATAACAAAATGATCCAGACGAACGGCGACGCGACCGAACTGATCGCGCTTCCGCCAGCGAAGGGTATCTCACAGGCGTACAAGTCACTCGACGTTTCCAAAGAACCGCGCGGCTTTGCGATCAACGCCTATTCAGAAGTCAAAGATGCGGCCTGGGCGGTTCTCGACTTCATGGCCAGCCCGGAGGGACGTATTTTTGATAAACTCGGACTCAAGGACGTTCATTATACGATGGACGGCGATCGATATGTTTTGACCGATAAATTTCCGGAATGGTGGGCGCGCTTCTGGCCAACGATGAATGGACTTGACCTGAGCAAGGTTGATGGTGAAGTCCTGACCGCACCGGCGCTGGATTCGCTCGCCAAGGCCGATCAGTATTTCGCCGCCGACGTCAACGTGATTCTGCCTGAGGACCTGCTTCCGCTCAAAGATGCGATGGATATGCTGTACACTGAGTATTCGACCGATATTATCCGCGGGGTCCGCCCGATCGAAGACTTCGACGAATTCGTTGCGAAATGGAACGAAGCCGGAGGAACGCAGATTACCGAATATCTGAACAGTGTTTTGAACTAA
- a CDS encoding branched-chain amino acid ABC transporter permease, whose translation MSLSQRFETLRKRLTVGPAYGVMILLFLAVFFWGVFKIITPENFGSTSALVNYFLSSIIYSVGGCGLFFIVVMGMFDFSIGANVILSSIVGVIASTCFGYPGLLVGCIACGTLIGFLNGFLYIKLRIPSMIVTVGLMLIFESTAYFVAGGKKQTLDTALRAFGKAPASLILAIFAFLLMNFILRNTKIGTYCCAIGSNEYITKNMGINVDKYKLIGFVLTHFFVGIMAVLTVSYGWSMTAITGMESMGRNFTPLMGTFLGLAFRKYGIPVLAIIIGEFIISIIFNGFIAIGAPTTIQNVVTGAALLIIVTLTARPEKGAVVK comes from the coding sequence ATGAGTCTAAGCCAAAGGTTCGAAACCTTACGAAAGAGATTAACGGTCGGGCCAGCGTACGGCGTTATGATCTTGTTGTTCCTTGCGGTCTTTTTCTGGGGCGTATTCAAGATTATCACCCCTGAAAATTTTGGCAGCACGTCGGCGCTGGTGAATTACTTCCTGTCCAGCATCATTTACTCCGTCGGCGGCTGCGGGTTGTTTTTTATCGTCGTCATGGGAATGTTCGATTTCAGTATCGGAGCGAACGTCATTCTGTCCTCGATCGTCGGCGTTATCGCCTCGACCTGTTTCGGCTATCCGGGGTTATTGGTTGGCTGTATTGCCTGCGGAACGCTGATCGGGTTCCTGAACGGTTTTCTCTATATCAAGCTGCGGATCCCTTCCATGATCGTCACGGTCGGCCTGATGCTGATTTTCGAGAGTACAGCGTACTTCGTCGCAGGCGGAAAAAAGCAGACGCTCGATACGGCGCTCCGTGCGTTCGGGAAAGCGCCGGCGAGCCTTATCCTCGCCATTTTCGCGTTTCTCCTGATGAATTTTATCCTGCGCAACACGAAAATCGGAACTTATTGCTGCGCGATCGGAAGCAACGAGTACATCACTAAAAATATGGGCATCAACGTCGATAAATACAAGCTGATCGGTTTTGTCCTGACCCATTTCTTCGTCGGAATCATGGCGGTTCTGACGGTCAGCTACGGCTGGTCGATGACGGCGATTACCGGAATGGAATCCATGGGACGGAACTTCACGCCGCTAATGGGGACGTTCCTCGGGCTCGCTTTCCGAAAATATGGCATTCCGGTATTGGCGATTATCATCGGCGAGTTTATCATCTCGATCATCTTCAATGGATTTATCGCGATCGGAGCGCCGACGACGATCCAGAACGTTGTAACCGGCGCCGCGCTCCTGATCATCGTGACCCTGACCGCCCGTCCCGAAAAGGGCGCGGTCGTCAAGTAA
- a CDS encoding transcriptional regulator — protein sequence MPKDKIENHEKIITAAKKEFMIYGFKDASMRRIASDSGMSVSGLYKHFPSKESMFAALVEPVYDGFVELYRKAADETHRTLNTTDPSHIWEHSDEITRVMKYIYEHFDAFSLIVCKAEGTRYENFLHNMAKMGEESTLNLMEQLMSMGIKLNDFSMKEFHLLTTTYVDAIFQAVRHNFTRDEAFHYAETLDKFFTPSWKAFFGY from the coding sequence ATGCCAAAAGATAAAATTGAGAATCATGAAAAGATAATTACAGCCGCAAAGAAGGAATTTATGATTTATGGCTTTAAAGATGCTTCTATGCGGCGGATCGCATCGGATTCCGGGATGAGCGTGTCCGGCCTGTACAAGCATTTCCCCAGCAAGGAGAGCATGTTTGCTGCCCTGGTAGAGCCTGTGTATGACGGTTTTGTCGAACTGTACCGTAAAGCCGCTGATGAAACGCACCGGACCTTGAATACGACGGATCCCTCCCATATCTGGGAGCATTCTGACGAGATTACGCGAGTCATGAAGTATATCTATGAACATTTCGACGCTTTCAGCCTGATTGTCTGCAAAGCTGAAGGGACCCGGTATGAGAATTTTCTGCATAACATGGCAAAGATGGGGGAAGAAAGTACGCTGAACCTCATGGAGCAGCTTATGTCCATGGGGATAAAGTTGAACGATTTCAGCATGAAAGAATTTCATCTGTTAACAACGACCTATGTAGACGCGATTTTTCAGGCGGTACGGCACAATTTCACAAGAGACGAGGCATTTCATTATGCCGAAACGCTCGATAAATTTTTTACCCCCAGCTGGAAGGCGTTTTTTGGCTATTGA
- a CDS encoding ribose ABC transporter produces MTDSILLTSENLCKSFGITRAVRDVSFSIRKGEIHGLIGENGSGKSTFSAMLTGIYTIDSGRFILDGAEYRAGNQIEANRKGVSIIVQETGTVDSLTVAENIFLGKEDQFVKFGVKNTTWMNHEAQRLLREYGYDRIKAEVVIDHYNFEDRKLIEMVKATYFNPKLVVVDETTTALSQEGRLELYDLMDKIRADGRTVIFISHDLAEVIAHTDRISVLRDGAYIDTVETKNVTEDDLRRLMVGRELGTHYYRTDYDEAKPSDVVLRVRNLSVPKAFSNVSFDLHQGEIIGFGGLSECGMHELGKALFAGSYGRTGKVTLADGTEINSIPTAISRSVAYASKDRDSESLVSNTSIRDNICLPSIEDLSLNGLIFKKNLDKFADDNASRISVKMTGIAQSVSELSGGNKQKVVLARWLGKGSDIMILDSPTRGIDVKVKADIYSLMTELRNQGKSIIMISEEILELIGMCDRILIMRNGSLSGEFLRRPELNEEDLIAKMV; encoded by the coding sequence ATGACCGATTCTATTCTTCTGACTTCTGAAAATTTATGTAAATCCTTCGGAATTACGAGAGCGGTACGAGACGTTTCATTCTCGATCCGGAAGGGCGAGATTCATGGGCTCATCGGCGAAAATGGATCCGGAAAATCGACGTTCTCCGCGATGCTGACCGGAATTTACACGATCGACTCCGGACGATTTATTTTAGACGGCGCGGAATACCGCGCCGGGAACCAGATCGAAGCCAACCGCAAAGGCGTTTCGATTATCGTCCAGGAAACCGGGACGGTTGACAGTTTGACCGTCGCGGAGAATATCTTTCTTGGAAAGGAAGATCAGTTCGTAAAATTCGGCGTCAAGAATACCACATGGATGAACCATGAGGCACAGCGGCTCCTCAGGGAATATGGGTATGACCGGATCAAGGCGGAAGTCGTCATCGATCACTATAACTTTGAGGATCGAAAACTGATCGAAATGGTCAAGGCGACCTATTTCAACCCGAAGCTCGTCGTCGTCGACGAGACGACAACCGCGCTGAGCCAGGAAGGGCGTCTCGAACTATACGACCTGATGGATAAAATCCGCGCGGACGGGCGGACCGTGATCTTTATTTCGCATGACCTCGCCGAAGTCATCGCGCATACAGATCGAATCTCGGTGCTCCGCGATGGAGCGTATATCGATACGGTCGAGACGAAAAACGTTACGGAGGACGACCTTCGCCGTCTCATGGTCGGACGCGAGCTGGGAACGCATTATTATCGGACCGATTATGACGAGGCGAAACCGTCCGACGTCGTTCTACGCGTTCGGAACCTGAGCGTTCCCAAAGCGTTTTCGAACGTATCGTTCGACCTGCATCAAGGCGAAATCATCGGGTTCGGCGGTTTAAGCGAATGCGGGATGCATGAGCTCGGGAAAGCGCTTTTCGCGGGCTCCTACGGCCGGACCGGAAAGGTAACGCTCGCGGACGGGACGGAAATTAATTCAATCCCGACCGCGATTTCGCGCAGCGTCGCCTACGCGTCCAAGGACCGCGACAGCGAATCGCTCGTCAGCAACACGAGCATTCGCGACAATATCTGCCTCCCGTCCATCGAAGATTTATCGTTAAACGGCTTGATTTTCAAAAAGAACCTCGATAAATTCGCCGATGATAACGCAAGCCGGATCAGCGTCAAAATGACCGGCATTGCGCAATCCGTCTCGGAACTCTCCGGCGGCAATAAGCAGAAAGTCGTTCTTGCGCGCTGGCTGGGAAAAGGTTCCGATATCATGATCTTAGACAGCCCGACGCGCGGAATCGACGTCAAGGTCAAAGCGGATATTTACAGCTTAATGACGGAACTTCGGAATCAGGGAAAATCGATCATCATGATTTCCGAGGAAATTCTGGAGCTGATTGGAAT
- a CDS encoding ABC transporter permease yields MKRKLSLSQLFLIAILFLVTLTMIVPILNIIAKSFSSPEESARMGGLAILPRSFDLINYRIVFNHPALMGALMNSIFITIVGLAINILLTCSAAYVLTRRGLTLKKPLMVFLIFMMLFDPGMVPEYLVIKDIGLMGSRWSVILVMAVNVYYLIILMRYYQAIPSEIYEAAEIDGAGHWTTLFRVVFPLAKSGIATITMFYAVIRWNEYFRAGIYLTKTKDTTLQVILRQFVILGDTTSIVGQQNLYNYNELARIDYNALRCATIVVSIIPILLLYPIVLRYYAKDVMAGGVKE; encoded by the coding sequence ATGAAGCGAAAACTCTCCCTTTCACAGCTTTTCCTGATCGCGATTCTCTTCCTGGTCACGCTGACGATGATCGTTCCGATCCTAAACATCATCGCAAAATCATTTTCCTCCCCGGAAGAATCGGCTCGCATGGGCGGGTTGGCGATCCTCCCGCGCAGCTTCGACCTGATTAACTATCGAATCGTCTTCAATCATCCGGCGCTGATGGGGGCGCTGATGAATTCAATTTTTATTACCATCGTCGGGTTGGCGATCAATATCCTGCTGACCTGCTCGGCGGCATACGTCCTGACCCGACGCGGATTAACGCTGAAAAAGCCGCTGATGGTCTTCCTGATTTTCATGATGCTCTTCGATCCCGGAATGGTCCCCGAATACCTCGTCATTAAGGATATCGGGCTGATGGGAAGCCGATGGTCCGTTATTCTGGTCATGGCGGTAAACGTCTACTACCTGATTATCCTGATGCGCTATTATCAGGCGATTCCGTCGGAAATTTACGAAGCGGCGGAGATCGACGGGGCGGGGCATTGGACAACGCTCTTCCGGGTCGTATTTCCGCTGGCGAAGTCCGGAATCGCGACAATCACGATGTTCTACGCGGTGATCCGCTGGAACGAATATTTTCGAGCTGGTATCTACCTGACGAAAACGAAGGACACGACGCTTCAGGTTATCCTCCGCCAGTTCGTTATTCTTGGCGATACGACCTCGATCGTTGGACAGCAGAATCTGTACAACTACAACGAATTAGCGCGGATAGACTACAACGCGCTGCGCTGCGCAACGATCGTCGTCTCGATTATTCCGATCCTCCTGCTGTACCCGATTGTCCTGCGCTATTACGCGAAAGACGTCATGGCAGGCGGAGTCAAAGAATAA
- a CDS encoding 3-methylaspartate ammonia-lyase → MKAESFRILSPCGILGYGFPDASFDRGLSENPDAIIVDAGSTDAGPHKLGANVAIVSRRAYKKDLSRLIHAGFAHKIPVIVGSAGGSGAKAHVDWTLSILDEILEDLNNSESHLRVKIAVISADIPKKLVREKLAEGKITPMSRTVPILTKEAIAETTGIVAQMGHEPILEALENGADIVICGRAYDPAPFAAAAIRAGFDPGLAYHMGKILECGALCADPGTAKDCILGEIKQDCFEVHSLNPELRCTKTSVAAHTFYEKAHPYLLPGPGELLDLERCEFSEVRPGVIRVSGSRLHPVSPYRIKLEGARRIAYRTFTIAGVRDPLLVGEIEKVETLVRESIRAQYADLNPEAYQVNFYNYGKNAVMGEAEPADTPAHELGVLFEVVAETQEIASTVCASVRSTFLHYGYSGRKSTAGNLAFPFAPSDVEFGAVYEFSVYHLMEIDDPKAPFPIVYREIGGTK, encoded by the coding sequence ATGAAAGCTGAGTCGTTCAGGATCTTATCGCCCTGCGGGATATTAGGGTACGGTTTCCCGGACGCATCATTCGACAGGGGCCTCTCTGAAAATCCGGACGCAATTATCGTCGACGCCGGATCGACCGACGCTGGGCCGCATAAGTTAGGCGCGAACGTCGCGATCGTCAGCCGCCGCGCATATAAAAAAGACTTATCACGCTTGATTCATGCGGGATTCGCCCACAAAATACCAGTTATCGTCGGTTCGGCGGGAGGGAGCGGCGCGAAAGCGCATGTCGATTGGACGCTCTCGATTCTCGATGAAATTCTTGAAGACCTTAACAATAGCGAATCACATCTCCGCGTCAAAATCGCCGTGATCTCCGCGGATATCCCCAAGAAGCTCGTTAGAGAAAAGCTTGCGGAAGGAAAAATTACACCGATGAGCCGGACCGTCCCGATCCTGACAAAAGAGGCTATCGCTGAAACAACCGGCATCGTTGCGCAGATGGGTCACGAACCGATTCTGGAAGCGCTTGAAAATGGAGCGGATATCGTGATCTGCGGCCGTGCGTACGATCCGGCGCCGTTCGCCGCCGCCGCGATTCGAGCCGGCTTCGATCCGGGGCTGGCGTATCATATGGGAAAAATTCTCGAATGCGGAGCGCTTTGCGCCGATCCGGGAACAGCAAAAGATTGCATTCTCGGCGAGATAAAACAGGATTGTTTCGAGGTACATTCGCTGAATCCCGAGCTCCGCTGTACGAAAACCTCCGTCGCAGCGCATACGTTTTACGAAAAAGCCCACCCATACCTCCTCCCCGGCCCCGGCGAACTGCTTGATTTGGAACGCTGCGAATTCAGCGAAGTCCGTCCCGGCGTTATCCGCGTCAGCGGCAGCCGTCTCCATCCCGTTTCTCCGTATCGGATTAAGCTCGAAGGCGCACGTCGGATAGCATATCGGACGTTCACGATCGCCGGTGTCCGCGACCCGCTTCTGGTTGGAGAAATTGAGAAAGTCGAAACGCTTGTCCGCGAAAGTATCCGCGCTCAATATGCTGATCTCAATCCGGAAGCTTATCAGGTCAATTTTTATAATTACGGGAAAAACGCGGTCATGGGCGAGGCGGAACCGGCCGATACCCCGGCGCATGAGCTCGGCGTTCTCTTCGAAGTCGTCGCCGAAACGCAGGAAATCGCTTCAACCGTCTGCGCTTCAGTGCGTTCAACTTTTTTACACTACGGCTATTCCGGACGCAAGTCAACCGCCGGCAACCTCGCTTTTCCCTTCGCGCCAAGCGACGTCGAATTCGGCGCTGTCTACGAATTTTCAGTGTACCACCTGATGGAAATTGACGATCCAAAAGCGCCTTTCCCGATCGTTTACCGGGAGATCGGCGGGACAAAATGA
- a CDS encoding short-chain dehydrogenase: MKHDIFSLKNKVCIVTGGYQGIGEIVAGYIADAGADIAIFDMNDAREVADRISNEYGVKAKAYVCNVTDPEMVKNCIDQAARDFGTLDLLFNNAGICLHKPALECDPQDWLKVIDVNLNGVFYVAQAFARFLVAHNKTGNIVNTASMSATIVNIPQGQASYNASKAAVKHLTSSLAVEWVDKGIRVNSISPGYIRTAITGNSNPDWQKLWIESIPSKRMGTPEELAGAVIYLLSDASTYTSGADLIIDGCFTNV; this comes from the coding sequence ATGAAACATGATATCTTCTCCCTGAAGAACAAAGTATGTATTGTCACCGGCGGATATCAAGGGATCGGTGAAATTGTCGCGGGGTATATCGCCGACGCAGGAGCCGACATTGCGATTTTCGATATGAATGACGCTCGCGAAGTCGCGGATCGGATATCTAATGAATATGGAGTCAAGGCGAAAGCGTACGTCTGCAACGTGACAGATCCTGAAATGGTAAAGAATTGCATAGATCAGGCCGCCAGGGATTTCGGGACGCTCGATCTTCTATTCAACAACGCCGGAATCTGTTTACATAAGCCCGCGCTTGAATGCGATCCGCAAGATTGGCTCAAAGTTATCGACGTCAACTTAAACGGCGTCTTCTACGTTGCACAAGCTTTCGCAAGATTCCTCGTCGCTCATAACAAAACCGGCAATATCGTCAATACGGCGTCCATGTCCGCAACGATCGTCAATATCCCGCAAGGGCAAGCGTCCTATAACGCCAGTAAAGCCGCGGTAAAACATCTGACAAGTTCATTGGCAGTCGAATGGGTCGATAAAGGGATCCGCGTTAACAGCATCAGCCCCGGTTACATCCGAACCGCAATCACCGGGAATTCGAACCCGGATTGGCAGAAACTTTGGATTGAATCAATTCCGTCTAAGCGCATGGGAACGCCGGAAGAATTAGCCGGAGCGGTCATCTATCTTCTCTCCGACGCGTCGACCTATACGTCCGGCGCCGACCTGATTATCGACGGCTGTTTCACCAACGTCTAA